The window CTGGCCGTACAGTGCGCGGCGGCTGCGCCGGAGCATGGTGAGGATGTCGCGTTCGGTGAGCGTGGCGAATTCGCTGATGTGCATGGCCGGGACCGTCGCCGCGGCGAGCTCGTGCACGACCGGCAGTTCGTCGTCGACGAACAGTGTGCAGATCGCGGGGCTGTCGCGGTGATACCGGGCGCTGAAATAGTGGGTGCGCTTACAAGTGACCGGGTCCACGGTGGGGGAGAGCCGCGCGTAGGTCGCCTGCGGGGCTTCCGGTGCGTGGTGGGCAAGCCAGTTTTGTACGCCATCGAGTGCCCAGCCCGGCCGTGTTGTGGACACGCTGTAGGGCCACCCGAGGCCGGCGAGCTGCTCCAGGAGCGTGATACCGGTAGCCATCGGTGGCGCGGTGGGTGTGTGGGCGAGAAACCGGCGCCATTTGCGCGGCTGCGGGTCGTCCAACTCGTGCTCGTACGACGACATGTCGATGAGCAGACCGTCGAAGTCGACCATTACCGCATATCTGCGCGTCACGTTGCCAACTATACCAAAAACGAGAACAAAGGACGTACGAAAGCCATTGTGTAGCATCATATTAGCAAGAATTCGCCGCATTCTTCGCGTGCCTGTAATCGTTCGCTACGAGCCGCCGGAATAGCGCCGGAAGTCTCCACATTGGCGCGGTCAACCGGCGGTGATGATCCGGCCGCCGAGCAGGTCTGCGACAAGGTCGATCGCTTCGCGCTCGGGGTCAATCTCATTGCTGGGCGGTGGGCCGTTGGCCATGACGGCGTCCCAGAACGTGCGATCGACGTCGGCGTGCTCGAACGGTTTGAGCTGGTCGAGAGCGGTCATCTCGGCCTCGGTGCGGGCCTGGTCGCGGCTGTCGAGCCATTGGCGCCATTGGCTGCGTTCGGTGCGGTAGCGCGTGATGCGTTCTTCGCGGACGTCGTCGGTCTGGTGGGCGGTGGCCAGGTCGGCGAGGGTGACAGCGCCGACGGCTACGGTGCCGCGTCCGGTGCGGCGGATGAGGCCGAGCACTTCCAGGGCGATCACGGCTTCATCGCCGGCGGTGCGCGAGACGGCCGCGGCCGCGTACACATCGGATCTGCTGGTCAACCCGTGGTAGGCAATCAATTCGTAGATTCTGCGCAGGTGATGGCCGGCGACAGACCAGGCATCGTGTACCGGCTCGACCCGGACGCGATCGGCTGTGATCGCGGTCCCGGCAACGGTGTTCTGCACGGTCAGGGCGTAGGCGTCTGCCTCGACTCCTGCGCCGCGTCGGGTCAGGATCAGCGGTGCGCCCGGGCGGTCCCGAAGGTCGCGCAGCACTCGCCATACCGCGTCCTCGCTCAGTA of the Mycolicibacterium aubagnense genome contains:
- a CDS encoding HAD family hydrolase; protein product: MTRRYAVMVDFDGLLIDMSSYEHELDDPQPRKWRRFLAHTPTAPPMATGITLLEQLAGLGWPYSVSTTRPGWALDGVQNWLAHHAPEAPQATYARLSPTVDPVTCKRTHYFSARYHRDSPAICTLFVDDELPVVHELAAATVPAMHISEFATLTERDILTMLRRSRRALYGQATDSPAANLIGMRR